In the genome of Vigna radiata var. radiata cultivar VC1973A unplaced genomic scaffold, Vradiata_ver6 scaffold_475, whole genome shotgun sequence, one region contains:
- the LOC106754787 gene encoding protein NEOXANTHIN-DEFICIENT 1-like — protein MEAVEGRSSSGYGKPPWVFSGSAWYQLHLVKAEKARAYIPREFKLVEAFGYTLGGFFLASYEDSPVGVFDELVVIAGLVWNRPTSCAYVPTFHYIIFIHKN, from the exons TCTTCTTCTGGATATGGCAAACCTCCATGGGTATTTAGTGGCAG TGCCTGGTATCAACTCCATCTTGTGAAAGCAGAGAAAGCTCGAGCATACATTCCCAGAGAATTTAAACTGGTTGAAGCCTTTGG ATACACTCTTGGCGGTTTCTTTCTAGCAAGTTATGAGGACAGTCCAGTTGGGGTCTTTGATGAG CTTGTTGTGATCGCAGGACTTGTATGGAACCGCCCAACATCCTGCGCGTATGTTCCCACTTTTCACTATATCATctttatacataaaaattaa